One segment of Castanea sativa cultivar Marrone di Chiusa Pesio chromosome 3, ASM4071231v1 DNA contains the following:
- the LOC142627917 gene encoding zinc finger CCCH domain-containing protein 3-like, producing MPLGKYYCDYCDKEFQDTPYVRKRHLQGLQHLRNKALWFDSFQFKDANQAYTEGFGKGVCNRFVKTGFCQYGDSCKYVHPKNNLANVNNQGISVTGFVDNNQSPIIPGNQLVGGSFSGDVVRDNMGMSWGNLPPSLKPPPEGGYPSLPSVDWG from the exons atgccGTTGGGGAAGTACTACTGCGACTACTGCGACAAGGAATTCCAAGACACCCCATATGTTCGGAAACGCCATCTCCAAGGTCTCCAACACCTTAGAAACAAGGCTCTCTGGTTCGACTCCTTCCAATTCAAAG ATGCTAACCAGGCTTATACTGAAGGATTTGGCAAAGGGGTCTGCAACCGCTTTGTCAAGACG GGGTTTTGCCAGTATGGAGATTCTTGCAAATATGTTCATCCCAAGAACAACTTAGCAAATGTTAATAATCAAGGCATATCAG TGACAGGCTTTGTGGATAACAATCAGTCACCAATTATCCCTGGAAATCAGTTGGTTGGAGGCAGTTTTTCAG GGGATGTAGTACGAGATAATATGGGAATGTCATGGGGCAATTTACCTCCATCTCTAAAGCCTCCTCCTGAGGGTGGATATCCTTCTCTTCCCTCTGTCGATTGGGGATAG